In Bythopirellula goksoeyrii, a single window of DNA contains:
- a CDS encoding GYF domain-containing protein has protein sequence MGDSYYVRIRGRVNGPFDEKKLAELVQRGQLGRSHEVSLDGYTWSDAGSIAHLFVKPKQTESPQKTIPKAQETGNRAAVLPQPQPPPAEWYYAVDGNRKGPVTWAALQSKASAGEVASTTLVWKQGMTDWLAAADITDLINNSGKSISSSGIGSPNSTSAMSWGELFPVFGVLNDGSWTLAWVQCLAVALLFPLVALEYHGIETLELTWAALTFSLYFSLLWTAFFHWCIDPSRISPWRMAGVWLFTATLGMLGAVIGSMIVMPFLGDFLTNPSEASFLKRFVGWTFGVGLTEESGKLLALLVVASHLKVDKLPRTYCFLGVVSGLAFGTIEAVAYTHGYVAQHENSTDPSSQTYGVLLFLFMLRWLSLPLLHAVWAGLAGYFLGLSYYARHNSWGWVLRGVLIAAVLHGLYDLGAGDESYSWVAIAAAATSLALLVGYLRSEDTMIDRVSSYEPKPANVH, from the coding sequence ATGGGCGATTCTTATTACGTGCGAATTCGAGGGAGGGTCAACGGCCCTTTTGATGAAAAAAAACTCGCCGAGCTCGTCCAGCGTGGCCAACTAGGCAGATCGCATGAAGTTTCTTTGGATGGATACACTTGGTCTGATGCCGGTAGTATTGCCCATTTGTTCGTGAAGCCGAAGCAGACTGAATCTCCACAAAAAACTATTCCCAAAGCTCAAGAAACTGGAAATCGAGCGGCAGTGCTCCCTCAGCCACAACCTCCACCTGCTGAGTGGTATTATGCCGTCGACGGCAATCGGAAAGGTCCCGTCACATGGGCAGCCCTGCAATCAAAAGCATCCGCCGGGGAGGTAGCCAGTACGACGCTTGTATGGAAACAAGGCATGACAGACTGGTTGGCTGCTGCTGACATCACAGATCTAATCAACAACTCAGGAAAAAGTATTTCTTCTAGCGGAATTGGCTCTCCAAACAGCACGTCAGCGATGAGTTGGGGTGAGCTATTTCCTGTGTTTGGTGTATTAAACGATGGAAGTTGGACCTTGGCCTGGGTGCAGTGCCTGGCCGTTGCATTATTGTTTCCGTTGGTGGCATTGGAGTACCACGGAATCGAGACTCTTGAGCTTACTTGGGCTGCCCTGACCTTCTCGCTCTATTTCTCTTTGCTCTGGACTGCGTTCTTTCATTGGTGCATCGATCCCAGTCGCATCAGTCCCTGGAGAATGGCTGGAGTTTGGCTCTTTACTGCCACGCTTGGCATGCTCGGTGCTGTGATTGGCAGCATGATAGTGATGCCCTTTTTGGGAGATTTCTTGACGAATCCAAGTGAGGCATCATTTCTGAAGCGATTCGTGGGCTGGACATTCGGGGTGGGACTTACAGAAGAATCAGGCAAGCTACTCGCTCTGCTCGTGGTCGCCTCACACCTGAAAGTTGATAAACTTCCCAGGACCTACTGCTTCTTAGGCGTTGTTAGTGGGTTAGCTTTTGGCACGATCGAAGCGGTCGCGTACACCCATGGTTACGTAGCCCAGCATGAGAATTCGACAGACCCAAGTTCTCAAACATATGGAGTGCTGCTGTTCTTGTTCATGCTGCGTTGGCTGAGCTTGCCGTTGCTGCATGCGGTCTGGGCCGGACTTGCGGGGTATTTCTTGGGCCTTAGTTATTACGCTCGCCACAACTCTTGGGGCTGGGTACTTCGAGGTGTTTTGATTGCCGCTGTTTTACATGGCCTCTACGATCTTGGCGCTGGTGACGAGAGTTACTCCTGGGTGGCCATTGCTGCTGCGGCAACCTCTCTCGCGCTGTTAGTGGGCTACCTTCGATCCGAGGATACTATGATTGACCGAGTTAGCTCCTACGAGCCGAAGCCTGCCAATGTTCATTGA